A stretch of Novipirellula artificiosorum DNA encodes these proteins:
- a CDS encoding TadE/TadG family type IV pilus assembly protein, with amino-acid sequence MAFRKRTRRTGAAAVEFAIAISILLVIVFASIEFFRLNMLRHSVEHASYLAARTGMIVGAKSQDVAAVAEQHLQRMQVAKASVSVNPKTLSDETQVIEVTIDVPVEGNSWVSPIYYEGVISGRTRMLAERAAADMAAAIPATP; translated from the coding sequence ATGGCATTCAGGAAAAGAACCAGGCGAACCGGCGCCGCAGCGGTTGAGTTTGCAATTGCGATAAGCATCTTGCTTGTCATCGTGTTTGCATCGATTGAATTCTTTCGACTCAACATGCTTCGCCACTCCGTTGAGCATGCTTCCTACTTGGCAGCGCGAACCGGGATGATCGTTGGCGCAAAAAGCCAAGATGTTGCTGCGGTTGCCGAACAACACTTGCAACGGATGCAGGTCGCCAAAGCATCGGTCTCGGTCAACCCCAAGACGCTTTCCGATGAGACTCAGGTCATTGAAGTCACGATCGACGTCCCCGTTGAGGGCAATTCATGGGTCTCACCCATCTACTACGAAGGTGTCATCTCTGGGCGAACACGCATGCTGGCCGAGCGTGCAGCGGCGGATATGGCCGCCGCGATTCCCGCCACACCGTAA